Proteins encoded by one window of Pseudomonadota bacterium:
- a CDS encoding aminopeptidase — protein MTEPANHVSPYLFHPDLSESLGRYAQLIVAHGLNVQPGQLVQVMSEVYHRPLLQALVSEMYQRGAGFVHVELSDPLLQRARIQGSRAEFLSSTPAFYTAKFRELVDTEAANLKVLGPEFPDYLSDLDPQAVNQVRKATYQAAKHFYTEGIERSKVHWCVVAAATPAWAMRVFPHLSESAAVLRLWEEIFRICRVDKPDFMERWDLHNQILTRRAQELTELNIRQLRFIGPGTDLVVGLSERAVFCGGSAHSPKGHSFEPNLPTEECFTTPDCRLTNGIVSATRPFLVNGTMVKGLIITFKDGEISHFECSAGKAALEAYLKSDAGAKKLGEVALVGTDSPIFQSGLVFEEILFDENAACHIAVGSAYKSCLEGGADLSEAQCREIGCNSSSVHTDIMISSEQVDVRATLADGELLTLIEQGRWVGSFAV, from the coding sequence ATGACCGAACCAGCAAATCATGTTAGCCCCTATCTTTTTCACCCCGACCTCTCTGAGAGCCTTGGACGCTACGCCCAGTTAATCGTTGCGCACGGTCTTAATGTTCAGCCAGGACAACTGGTGCAGGTTATGAGCGAGGTCTACCACCGACCGCTATTGCAGGCGTTGGTTAGTGAGATGTATCAGCGCGGGGCTGGATTCGTGCATGTAGAGCTAAGCGATCCGTTGTTGCAGCGCGCCAGAATTCAAGGCTCACGAGCAGAGTTTCTAAGCTCTACCCCCGCCTTTTACACGGCTAAGTTCAGGGAGCTGGTAGATACAGAGGCAGCGAACCTAAAGGTGCTCGGGCCTGAGTTTCCAGACTACCTCTCGGATCTAGATCCACAGGCCGTTAATCAGGTTCGCAAGGCGACATATCAAGCAGCCAAACATTTTTATACTGAGGGCATCGAGCGCTCGAAGGTGCATTGGTGTGTCGTTGCTGCGGCGACTCCGGCCTGGGCCATGCGGGTTTTTCCGCATCTTTCAGAGAGTGCTGCGGTGCTTCGTCTTTGGGAGGAGATCTTTCGGATCTGTCGGGTTGATAAGCCGGACTTTATGGAACGCTGGGATCTTCATAATCAGATCCTTACTAGGCGTGCCCAAGAGCTTACGGAGCTAAATATTCGGCAGCTTAGGTTCATTGGACCGGGGACAGATCTGGTTGTTGGGCTCTCTGAACGTGCTGTGTTTTGTGGTGGATCGGCGCACTCTCCGAAGGGGCATTCCTTCGAACCGAATCTGCCTACAGAGGAGTGCTTTACAACCCCAGATTGTAGGCTCACTAACGGAATAGTTAGCGCTACCCGCCCATTCTTAGTCAATGGAACGATGGTAAAAGGGCTTATAATAACCTTTAAAGACGGGGAGATTTCGCATTTTGAGTGTAGTGCAGGTAAGGCTGCGCTCGAGGCGTATCTGAAGAGCGATGCTGGTGCAAAGAAGCTGGGAGAGGTTGCGCTAGTAGGTACAGATTCCCCCATATTCCAGAGTGGGTTGGTCTTTGAGGAGATCCTGTTTGATGAGAATGCGGCGTGTCATATTGCTGTCGGTTCCGCCTATAAGAGTTGCCTTGAGGGGGGTGCGGATCTGAGTGAGGCGCAATGTAGAGAGATCGGTTGCAACTCCAGTTCGGTGCATACCGACATAATGATCTCTTCAGAGCAGGTGGATGTGCGTGCAACACTAGCAGATGGGGAGCTCTTAACGTTGATCGAGCAGGGGCGTTGGGTCGGAAGCTTCGCGGTTTAA
- a CDS encoding S8 family peptidase, protein MLRLTDRSKLRAFIGVVLAAVSPYCLASDANAEPLRVFPGQYIVTLPTVSTVHGSALALASSPFIDLDPQHGQVKEVLSSDTVLIAGVPGVMVAGQVAALSMPDADGAVPYEPQNDYCKQLLATGDIASCSPNYLVSVLDLVPDDPSYQSMWGLSDAEGISAARAWDLSTGSDATVVAVIDTGVDYTHPDLAANIWVNPGEIAANGIDDDGNGYIDDLHGINAVDGALNPGNPFDDHYHGTHVAGTIGAVGNNGVGVVGVNHRVKIMALKFIAASGSGQLADAIKAIDYMVNMKVLYGINVLVSNNSWGGGGYSLALQQAIQRARSAGIIFVAAAGNEASDTDAWETYPAAYEVDNVVSVAALGQDQRLASFSNYGESSVDIAAPGDGILSTLPANTYGNLSGTSMATPHVAGALALLFAREPGLSFLEAIDRLYLTGRELPSLYDSARGVPLVRTQRTLNVARMLYNEASPLPTPIAGSEPCRYDLQFTNLINAGDVDTSADESPIINQVDEGEFYPVDLPFTLPFFRTSTNKIWISPNGTVYSKEPTGFDYRISARAPMNSIAGLHTDLIPRAADQGVRVQVALERVTIMWRSEHYNFPGQGVITLRTTIFKSGAISTSVFFEGADSGLTLRAKVLGNPFSSPQVEPVGVVGITGSPISTFSSTANLFTVQQGLISSSSELLALGGSMSSLCSVNPPDPSDDDPLITVSSINLHKGRRGPNAIRLNIGLEGTGTGSVPVTFAINDVTCNGEIAAQLVNGSKKLSAKVPNRVARLVVRASEVEARARFNASSSAPSTARIARLCTKLLNSIRQ, encoded by the coding sequence ATGCTACGCTTAACGGATAGATCTAAGTTAAGGGCGTTTATAGGAGTAGTTCTAGCTGCTGTGTCGCCATACTGCCTAGCGTCAGATGCTAACGCAGAGCCCCTGAGGGTCTTTCCAGGGCAGTACATTGTAACCCTTCCTACAGTTAGCACTGTCCATGGCAGCGCCTTGGCGCTAGCCTCCAGCCCCTTTATTGACCTCGATCCACAGCACGGGCAGGTGAAAGAGGTGCTCAGTTCAGACACGGTGCTTATAGCTGGGGTGCCGGGGGTGATGGTAGCTGGGCAGGTTGCTGCGTTGAGTATGCCAGATGCCGATGGAGCCGTGCCCTATGAGCCGCAGAACGACTACTGCAAGCAATTATTAGCCACAGGGGATATCGCCTCCTGTTCACCAAACTACCTTGTGTCTGTACTGGATCTTGTCCCAGACGATCCATCGTATCAATCGATGTGGGGATTAAGCGATGCAGAGGGGATCTCCGCCGCACGAGCGTGGGATCTATCGACCGGATCGGATGCGACCGTGGTGGCAGTAATTGATACCGGCGTCGATTATACGCACCCTGATCTGGCGGCAAATATCTGGGTTAATCCGGGAGAGATCGCCGCAAACGGAATTGACGATGACGGTAATGGATATATCGACGATCTACACGGTATCAATGCAGTCGATGGCGCACTGAATCCTGGAAACCCCTTCGATGATCACTATCACGGCACGCATGTGGCAGGCACGATTGGGGCGGTTGGTAACAATGGGGTGGGAGTCGTTGGGGTAAATCATCGCGTCAAGATTATGGCGCTAAAGTTTATCGCCGCAAGTGGTAGTGGGCAGCTTGCGGATGCGATCAAGGCGATCGACTACATGGTCAATATGAAGGTGCTCTACGGTATCAATGTTTTGGTATCAAACAACTCCTGGGGTGGAGGGGGATACTCGCTAGCGCTTCAACAGGCGATTCAGCGCGCACGTTCAGCAGGAATAATCTTTGTAGCGGCTGCTGGAAATGAAGCGAGTGATACCGATGCCTGGGAGACTTATCCAGCCGCGTACGAGGTTGATAACGTGGTTTCGGTTGCCGCCCTTGGACAGGATCAACGCCTGGCGAGCTTTTCAAACTACGGGGAGAGCTCGGTCGATATAGCGGCACCCGGGGATGGGATCTTAAGCACCTTGCCAGCGAATACCTATGGGAACCTCTCTGGCACCTCAATGGCAACGCCGCATGTAGCGGGGGCGTTAGCGCTTCTCTTTGCGCGCGAACCAGGGCTCTCATTCCTAGAGGCGATCGACCGACTATACCTCACGGGTCGCGAGCTGCCGAGCCTTTATGATTCAGCTAGGGGGGTGCCCCTCGTCAGAACGCAGCGCACTCTGAACGTTGCGCGTATGCTATATAACGAGGCTTCGCCACTACCTACTCCAATCGCGGGTAGCGAGCCGTGTCGGTACGATCTGCAATTCACCAACCTAATTAATGCTGGTGATGTTGATACCTCGGCTGACGAATCGCCGATAATAAATCAGGTGGACGAGGGGGAATTCTACCCCGTCGATCTGCCCTTTACCCTGCCGTTCTTCCGCACTAGCACTAACAAGATATGGATCTCACCGAACGGAACGGTTTATAGCAAGGAGCCGACGGGCTTCGATTACAGGATCTCGGCACGTGCGCCGATGAATTCAATAGCAGGCCTCCATACCGATCTAATACCTAGAGCCGCTGACCAGGGGGTGCGGGTACAGGTGGCTTTAGAGAGGGTCACGATTATGTGGCGTTCTGAGCACTATAACTTTCCGGGGCAGGGGGTTATCACCCTGCGAACAACTATATTCAAATCTGGCGCCATTTCGACCTCGGTGTTCTTTGAAGGTGCGGACTCCGGGTTAACGCTACGGGCAAAGGTACTTGGTAACCCCTTCTCCTCGCCGCAGGTTGAGCCGGTAGGTGTCGTTGGAATAACGGGCTCACCCATTAGCACCTTCTCTTCGACTGCGAACCTATTCACCGTTCAACAGGGTTTGATCTCGTCATCCTCCGAGCTTCTCGCTCTGGGGGGCAGTATGAGCTCACTCTGCTCCGTTAATCCCCCCGATCCATCTGATGATGACCCGCTCATCACAGTTTCAAGTATTAATCTTCACAAGGGGCGGCGTGGGCCGAACGCTATCAGGCTAAATATCGGGCTAGAGGGTACAGGAACCGGCAGCGTGCCGGTTACGTTCGCCATCAATGATGTTACATGTAATGGCGAGATTGCAGCCCAGCTAGTGAATGGCAGCAAAAAGTTGTCAGCAAAGGTTCCTAATAGGGTAGCTAGGCTCGTCGTAAGAGCCTCCGAGGTAGAGGCGCGCGCACGTTTTAATGCGAGCTCCTCCGCGCCCTCTACTGCTCGTATCGCGCGTCTCTGCACGAAGCTCCTAAATAGCATCAGGCAATGA
- the rsmG gene encoding 16S rRNA (guanine(527)-N(7))-methyltransferase RsmG: MINERLELEKGIETLGLSASSTQIDALLLFLENLELTNKSFNLTRIARSDYVSLHLLDSLATLTVLDKAANLRLLDIGTGAGFPGVPLAALLPASSITLLDATAKKVRFASETAHACGITNVSGIHGRAEMLARTPQHRERYDLVTSRALAPFPLLIELMLPLVKIGGQAIALKGSSFEAEISGTEDLIRELGGDVPQVHAVKLPGTEIVRHLIVIPKKRATHKKFPRVE; this comes from the coding sequence ATGATTAACGAACGATTGGAGCTAGAGAAAGGGATTGAGACGTTGGGCCTCTCTGCATCATCAACACAGATAGATGCGTTATTACTCTTCCTTGAGAACCTTGAGCTTACCAACAAGAGCTTTAACCTGACCCGCATTGCGCGTAGCGATTACGTTTCGCTGCATCTGTTGGACTCTCTCGCCACTTTAACGGTCCTAGATAAAGCCGCCAATTTGCGCCTTCTCGATATCGGTACGGGGGCTGGGTTTCCAGGAGTTCCACTTGCTGCGCTACTTCCTGCTAGCTCAATTACCTTGCTTGATGCCACAGCAAAGAAGGTGCGCTTTGCCAGCGAGACCGCGCACGCCTGTGGTATCACTAATGTCTCAGGGATACACGGACGAGCCGAGATGCTGGCACGCACCCCACAACACCGTGAGCGCTATGATCTGGTCACCTCACGCGCGCTAGCGCCCTTCCCGCTCCTGATTGAGCTAATGCTACCGCTAGTAAAGATCGGCGGTCAGGCGATCGCCCTAAAGGGCAGTAGCTTTGAGGCTGAAATCTCAGGTACAGAGGATCTTATTCGAGAGCTTGGTGGAGACGTTCCTCAGGTGCATGCCGTTAAGCTACCGGGAACAGAGATCGTGCGACACTTAATCGTTATCCCGAAAAAGCGCGCAACCCACAAGAAATTTCCCAGAGTTGAATAG
- the erpA gene encoding iron-sulfur cluster insertion protein ErpA: MSSNAGSCGGGSCGSSSSSASSTGTSSCSSGAALKNVASQPEGEFVPSDEMPVLFTPSAIDAVAKALKDEGEDGDFLRISVVGGGCSGYQYGLDFDKEERMGDLALELNGVKVVVDAVSVGYLRGTVVDYVSGLNGTGFQFKNPNAKRTCGCGSSFS, encoded by the coding sequence ATGAGTTCAAATGCAGGTTCATGTGGTGGTGGTTCATGTGGCAGTAGCTCAAGCAGTGCTAGTTCAACAGGCACTAGCTCATGCAGCAGCGGAGCCGCTCTTAAGAACGTAGCCAGCCAGCCAGAGGGCGAGTTTGTACCCTCAGATGAGATGCCGGTGCTCTTTACCCCATCAGCTATTGATGCCGTGGCTAAGGCGCTTAAGGACGAAGGCGAGGATGGAGATTTTCTACGCATATCGGTAGTTGGTGGTGGATGCTCCGGTTATCAGTACGGATTAGATTTTGATAAAGAGGAGCGCATGGGCGACCTAGCGCTCGAGTTGAACGGTGTAAAGGTGGTTGTTGATGCGGTTAGCGTTGGCTATCTACGAGGTACCGTTGTTGATTACGTATCGGGTCTGAACGGAACCGGATTTCAATTTAAGAATCCGAACGCCAAGCGCACCTGTGGATGCGGTAGCTCGTTTAGCTAA
- a CDS encoding sigma-70 family RNA polymerase sigma factor, with protein MRTTSSRVSKESDSSGAVAAKIAQKTAKKSVLKLVKSQANSDGTPTPLQQEALIIKYRIKARKLGRSILRRWHARMELDEVDSIVDLSLCEAVKRFNPYKGASFMTFLFYHLKGNLIRAVTTAAAACSIPTVWEQGGEVAEKGDGDSMGEFQLRGINSAEIAEAVTSQEAPQPDDVLWHKELNDRSSLACEKLDALEREIIKRIFIHEQQIMDIATSLGYSRCHISRIKKKALETLHAELSSSMNNDDLGHRTSIENDSEELGQCVANRKAIHRRRPRARTRRNEEFVPAKAA; from the coding sequence ATGAGAACAACTTCAAGCAGGGTATCGAAGGAGAGCGATAGCAGCGGAGCTGTTGCAGCCAAAATTGCCCAAAAAACCGCTAAGAAGAGCGTTCTTAAGCTAGTTAAATCCCAAGCTAATTCAGATGGTACACCAACCCCCCTTCAGCAAGAGGCGTTGATCATTAAGTATCGTATCAAGGCCAGAAAGTTAGGGCGTAGTATTCTTCGTCGTTGGCACGCTCGCATGGAGCTCGATGAGGTCGATAGCATCGTAGATCTTTCGTTGTGTGAAGCCGTTAAGCGCTTTAACCCTTATAAGGGCGCAAGCTTTATGACCTTTCTTTTTTATCACCTCAAGGGCAACCTGATTCGAGCAGTTACGACGGCCGCCGCCGCATGCTCTATTCCAACCGTATGGGAGCAGGGAGGGGAGGTTGCTGAGAAGGGTGATGGAGATTCGATGGGCGAGTTTCAATTACGAGGCATTAACTCAGCCGAGATCGCAGAGGCAGTAACTAGCCAAGAGGCCCCACAGCCGGACGATGTCCTGTGGCACAAGGAGTTGAACGACAGAAGCTCACTTGCTTGTGAGAAGTTGGACGCATTGGAGCGTGAGATTATTAAGCGTATCTTTATCCATGAGCAGCAAATTATGGATATCGCTACCTCGCTTGGATACAGCCGATGTCATATCTCAAGAATAAAGAAGAAAGCTCTTGAGACCCTGCACGCTGAGTTAAGTAGTTCAATGAACAATGATGATTTAGGACACCGTACCTCAATCGAGAATGACTCGGAGGAGCTAGGGCAGTGCGTAGCAAATCGCAAGGCTATTCACCGTCGTCGTCCACGCGCGCGAACACGTCGTAACGAGGAGTTCGTGCCTGCTAAGGCGGCTTAG